A section of the Flavobacteriales bacterium genome encodes:
- a CDS encoding tetratricopeptide repeat protein → MIRIVALPLLLLPAVAFAQGDALLRSAEAAYASGELDSALARVDRAIQADKGSARAYKLRGDIRQRRQQVELALIDYKESELLDPNNARLFVSRSAARITEGNIKGALRDLDRAIELDPADADAWYNRACAHYMVQDNAQALKDTEKALKLRDDHADALFLGGLVKGELFKEEAGLEDIRRALALKPEIPGARMSAAILLYEMERYEEAIAGFTEVLEKDTAAADVRDAHYYRGDSHYNLKRKEEACQDWRASAKLGDKDAVFIVKNYCDTDEEKIPKKPKRKRRKTVVSF, encoded by the coding sequence ATGATCCGCATCGTCGCCCTCCCCCTCCTCCTGCTTCCCGCCGTGGCCTTCGCCCAGGGCGATGCCCTGCTGCGCAGTGCCGAGGCCGCTTACGCCAGCGGCGAGCTGGACAGTGCGCTGGCGCGGGTGGACCGTGCGATCCAGGCCGACAAGGGCTCGGCCAGGGCCTACAAGCTGCGCGGCGACATCCGCCAGCGGCGGCAGCAGGTGGAGCTGGCGCTGATCGACTACAAGGAGAGCGAGCTGCTGGACCCCAACAACGCCCGGTTGTTCGTGAGCCGGTCGGCCGCGCGCATCACCGAGGGCAACATCAAGGGGGCCTTGCGCGACCTGGACCGCGCCATTGAGCTGGACCCGGCGGACGCCGACGCGTGGTACAACCGCGCCTGCGCCCACTACATGGTGCAGGACAACGCGCAGGCCTTGAAGGACACCGAGAAGGCCCTGAAGCTGCGCGACGACCATGCCGATGCGCTCTTTCTGGGCGGGCTGGTGAAGGGTGAGCTCTTCAAGGAGGAGGCCGGGCTGGAGGACATCCGCCGGGCGCTGGCCCTGAAGCCGGAGATCCCCGGAGCCCGCATGAGCGCGGCCATCCTGCTGTACGAGATGGAGCGCTACGAGGAGGCCATCGCGGGCTTCACCGAAGTGCTGGAGAAGGACACCGCCGCGGCCGACGTGCGCGATGCGCACTACTACCGGGGCGACAGCCACTACAACCTGAAGCGCAAGGAGGAGGCCTGCCAGGACTGGCGGGCCAGCGCCAAGCTGGGCGACAAGGATGCAGTGTTCATCGTGAAGAACTACTGCGACACCGACGAGGAGAAGATACCCAAGAAGCCGAAGCGCAAGCGCCGCAAGACGGTGGTCTCCTTCTGA